The Oncorhynchus masou masou isolate Uvic2021 chromosome 8, UVic_Omas_1.1, whole genome shotgun sequence genome has a window encoding:
- the atg10 gene encoding ubiquitin-like-conjugating enzyme ATG10 isoform X1, whose product MSSCFLDEETFCQCCHLLLQHSHSLCDGWSWEQVKGSEEGYLRKTALGTGRTRCNLDQQGNSSDQHQERTFSLSFHDDDDDDEDDGAVCCIQEESSSSSVVQYEYHILYSCSYQTPVLYFRASTLEGRSLCLEEVWDSVHPNYRQRLQHRPWDTITQQEHPLLGQSFFVLHPCRTEEFMMPVLKAALEEHRQVNYIVTWLSVVGPVVGLDVPLSYCTQVPEPPHTPSSSPQPPAQLSTAPSPALHSPQPSSPQPSAPQPPALGTKPG is encoded by the exons ATGAGTAGCTGTTTTCTGGATGAGGAGACGTTCTGTCAGTGCTGTCACCTTCTCCTCCAACACTCCCACTCCCTCTGTGACGGCTGGAGCTGGGAACAAGTGAAG GGTTCTGAGGAGGGCTACCTGAGGAAGACTGCCCTGGGGACCGGCAGAACCAGATGTAACCTGGACCAGCAAGGAAACAGTTCAGACCAGCACCAGGAGAggaccttctccctctctttccatgatgatgatgatgatgatgaagatgatggcgCAGTGTGTTGTATACAGGAGGAGAGCAGTAGTAGCAGTGTCGTTCAGTATGAGTACCATATCCTCTACTCCTGCAGCTACCAAACTCCTGTCCTCTACTTCAGAGCCTCAACCCTGG AGGGTAGGAGTCTCTGTCTCGAGGAGGTATGGGACAGTGTTCATCCtaactacagacagagactacagCACAGACCCTGGGACACCATCACACAACAG gaacACCCGTTGCTAGGCCAGTCGTTCTTTGTGCTCCACCCCTGCAGGACAGAAGAGTTCATGATGCCTGTTCTAAAAGCTGCCCTGGAAGAACACCG ACAGGTGAACTACATTGTGACCTGGCTCAGTGTGGTGGGTCCTGTTGTGGGACTGGACGTTCCTCTGAGCTACTGTACGCAGGTACCTGAACCCCCGCACACCCCCTCCAGCTCTCCACAGCccccagcccagctctccacagcccccagcccagctctccacaGCCCCCAGCCCAGCTCTCCCCAGCCCAGCGCTCCACAGCCCCCAGCCCTAGGGACAAAGCCAGGCTGA
- the atg10 gene encoding ubiquitin-like-conjugating enzyme ATG10 isoform X2: protein MFGCLNGIGCVWICRAGGSEEGYLRKTALGTGRTRCNLDQQGNSSDQHQERTFSLSFHDDDDDDEDDGAVCCIQEESSSSSVVQYEYHILYSCSYQTPVLYFRASTLEGRSLCLEEVWDSVHPNYRQRLQHRPWDTITQQEHPLLGQSFFVLHPCRTEEFMMPVLKAALEEHRQVNYIVTWLSVVGPVVGLDVPLSYCTQVPEPPHTPSSSPQPPAQLSTAPSPALHSPQPSSPQPSAPQPPALGTKPG from the exons ATGTTTGGCTGTCTGAATGGAATCGGGTGCGTGTGGATCTGTAGAGCAGGG GGTTCTGAGGAGGGCTACCTGAGGAAGACTGCCCTGGGGACCGGCAGAACCAGATGTAACCTGGACCAGCAAGGAAACAGTTCAGACCAGCACCAGGAGAggaccttctccctctctttccatgatgatgatgatgatgatgaagatgatggcgCAGTGTGTTGTATACAGGAGGAGAGCAGTAGTAGCAGTGTCGTTCAGTATGAGTACCATATCCTCTACTCCTGCAGCTACCAAACTCCTGTCCTCTACTTCAGAGCCTCAACCCTGG AGGGTAGGAGTCTCTGTCTCGAGGAGGTATGGGACAGTGTTCATCCtaactacagacagagactacagCACAGACCCTGGGACACCATCACACAACAG gaacACCCGTTGCTAGGCCAGTCGTTCTTTGTGCTCCACCCCTGCAGGACAGAAGAGTTCATGATGCCTGTTCTAAAAGCTGCCCTGGAAGAACACCG ACAGGTGAACTACATTGTGACCTGGCTCAGTGTGGTGGGTCCTGTTGTGGGACTGGACGTTCCTCTGAGCTACTGTACGCAGGTACCTGAACCCCCGCACACCCCCTCCAGCTCTCCACAGCccccagcccagctctccacagcccccagcccagctctccacaGCCCCCAGCCCAGCTCTCCCCAGCCCAGCGCTCCACAGCCCCCAGCCCTAGGGACAAAGCCAGGCTGA
- the LOC135544604 gene encoding acyl-coenzyme A thioesterase 11: MARKRTLSGEEALISVPWDKRNQVYLGFNNVAALTVLTGKTRLGKPAASMTGSVCLSMRRSCFVSQVQKVMTSALHAFTLLADLTLRPLWGTLSL, translated from the exons ATGGCTAGAAAGCGCACCCTGTCCGGTGAGGAGGCTCTTATCTCCGTCCCCTGGGATAAAAGGAACCAG GTGTATCTGGGTTTTAACAATGTAGCAGCTCTGACTGTACTGACTGGGAAAACAAGACTGGGGAAGCCAGCAGCATCAATGACAGG ATCGGTGTGTTTGTCCATGAGGAGGAGCTGCTTTGTGTCCCAAGTTCAGAAGGTCATGACCTCTGCCCTCCATGCCTTCACCCTATTGGCTGACCTCACACTGCGACCTCTTTGGGGGACACTATCT CTGTGA
- the zcchc9 gene encoding zinc finger CCHC domain-containing protein 9 — protein sequence MTRWARANNVHKHKPAEATPWSQLRTREGGVGRGRPGPFGGSGGASSSHGPGGWGRGRGGGGDPLRRTQLGDAGIKKPCRKKKDYDNEDVNGFMEYLQSGGAGTSRGGGGTGMGGLREEVETALKKDRRREDRRIKRQDDKKSSMVCFNCRKPGHGLADCPEADRDEEMGREICYRCGSTEHEIQRCRAKIDPALGEYPYAKCFICSKTGHLSRSCPDNPKGLYAAGGCCRVCGSVEHFQKDCPEHQAASNQVTLGWLSNNMSADHEEVHVPVKKAPPKRAKVVVF from the exons ATGACGCGATGGGCCAGAGCCAACAATGTCCACAAACACAAACCTGCTGAGGCAACACCCTGGAGCCAGCTtagaaccagagagggaggagtagggaggggtCGTCCAGGCCCTTTTGGAGGTTCAGGAGGTGCTAGCTCTAGCCATGGTCCTGGGGGTTGGGGAAGaggtaggggaggagggggagacccTCTGAGGCGAACGCAGCTCGGCGATGCTGGGATTAAGAAGCCCTGTCGGAAGAAGAAAGACTACGACAATGAGGATGTGAACGGCTTCATGGAATACCTTCAGAGTGGCGGGGCTGGGACGTCCAGGGGAGGTGGAGGAACAGGGATGGGGGGACTCAGGGAAGAGGTAGAGACAGCCCTgaagaaagacaggaggagagaggacaggaggattaAGAGACAGGATGACAAGAAGAGCAGCATG gtgtGTTTTAACTGTAGGAAGCCTGGCCACGGGTTGGCTGACTGTCCGGAGGCGGACCGAGACGAGGAGATGGGAAGGGAAATCTGCTACCGCTGTGGATCCACAGAACATGAGATCCAACGCTGCCGTGCTAAAATAGATCCTGCTCTAG gggaatACCCGTATGCCAAGTGTTTCATCTGTAGTAAGACTGGCCACCTGTCCAGGTCCTGCCCAGATAACCCCAAAGGACTGTACGCTGCAG GAGGTTGTTGCCGTGTCTGTGGTTCAGTAGAGCACTTCCAGAAGGATTGTCCTGAGCACCAGGCCGCGT CTAACCAAGTGACCTTGGGCTGGCTGTCCAATAACATGAGTGCCGACCACGAGGAAGTGCATGTGCCTGTGAAGAAAGCCCCGCCCAAACGGGCCAAGGTAGTGGTCTTCTGA
- the LOC135544605 gene encoding alpha-2B adrenergic receptor produces MAMIPDITCLSGPRVNLNISFTFGPTPCNQTVLRTAPYSPEATALFATAITLMMILTIVGNILVIIAVLTSRSLRGPQNLFLVSLAAADILVATLIIPFSLANELQGYWAFRSLWCEIYLALDVLFCTSSIAHLCAISLDRYLSISRPVSYGAQRTPARIKAAIVVVWLLSAAISFPPLLSLDKSEGGVEVCELNNERWYILYSTIGSFFAPCLIMIGVYIRIYQIAKQHTRCPPGEKPNLNTTPGNASSNTPTAHAPGPIITPQPKPLNQLQHNRGEGGKADGQSKDAVPSKSLPVSSPSSPPPQSETQAKTPTGPQIEPQPQTQPSSPTSVPTSPQPPSPTIALSPTLPLAETQPGETHRQGERQEKRQRNTTNDDSFSSGSEAEAEMSGKRKGEGGNRTVKNNGGSKSGGAGLNIQPLSSLTSHKFKKTVATPISTELAFDRPGKAQVTPMSRRKAMVNREKRFTFVLAVVIGVFVICWFPFFFSYSLQAICPETCALPDPLFKFFFWIGYCNSCLNPVIYTIFNQDFRKAFKKILCRDTKGTNF; encoded by the coding sequence ATGGCCATGATCCCAGATATTACATGCCTGTCAGGGCCAAGGGTGAACCTGAACATCAGCTTCACCTTCGGCCCCACCCCCTGCAACCAGACAGTACTGCGAACCGCACCCTATTCCCCAGAGGCCACTGCGTTGTTCGCCACCGCGATCACCCTCATGATGATCCTCACCATCGTGGGCAACATCCTGGTCATCATCGCCGTACTGACCTCGCGCTCGCTCCGCGGCCCACAGAACCTCTTCCTGGTCTCGCTGGCCGCAGCCGACATCCTGGTGGCTACCCTCATCATCCCCTTCTCGCTGGCCAATGAGCTCCAGGGATACTGGGCGTTCCGCTCACTGTGGTGTGAGATCTACCTGGCGTTGGACGTCCTCTTCTGCACGTCCTCCATCGCTCACCTCTGTGCCATCTCATTGGACcgctacctgtccatctcccggCCCGTGTCCTATGGCGCCCAACGAACCCCCGCGCGCATCAAGGCGGCCATCGTGGTGGTCTGGCTTCTCTCGGCCgccatctccttccctcccctcctctccctggataagagcgagggaggggtggaggtgtgTGAGCTGAACAACGAGCGTTGGTATATTCTCTACTCCACCATCGGCTCATTCTTCGCCCCGTGTCTCATCATGATCGGGGTCTACATCAGGATCTACCAGATTGCCAAGCAACACACAAGATGTCCGCCAGGGGAAAAACCCAACCTTAACACAACTCCCGGCAACGCGTCTAGCAACACTCCAACAGCCCACGCACCTGGACCTATCATTACCCCCCAGCCCAAGCCTCTCAACCAACTACAGCacaacagaggggagggagggaaagcagACGGACAATCCAAGGATGCCGTACCTTCGAAgagtctccctgtctcctccccctcatctcctcctccccagagCGAGACCCAGGCCAAGACCCCTACCGGCCCACAGATTGAACCCCAACCACAGACCCAGCCTTCTTCACCAACCTCTGTCCCCACCTCACCCCAGCCTCCCTCACCCACCATAGCTCTCTCCCCCACACTCCCCCTTGCAGAAACCCAACCTGGGGAGACCcacagacagggtgagagacaggagaagagacagagaaacaccacCAATGATGACAGCTTCAGCTCTGGCTCCGAGGCAGAGGCAGAGATGAGTGGAaaaagaaagggggagggagggaacaggacAGTTAAGAATAATGGAGGGTCAAAGTCTGGAGGTGCAGGGTTAAACATtcaacctctctcttctctgacgTCTCACAAGTTCAAAAAGACTGTTGCCACACCCATCAGCACAGAGCTGGCCTTTGACAGGCCAGGGAAGGCTCAGGTCACGCCAATGTCTCGGCGCAAGGCCATGGTGAATCGCGAGAAGCGCTTCACGTTTGTCCTGGCTGTGGTAATCGGGGTGTTTGTCATCTGCTGGTTCCCTTTCTTCTTCTCCTACTCGCTGCAGGCCATCTGTCCTGAGACCTGCGCTCTCCCTGATCCCCTCTTCAAGTTCTTCTTCTGGATTGGCTACTGCAACTCCTGTCTGAACCCTGTCATATACACCATCTTCAACCAGGACTTCAGGAAGGCCTTCAAGAAGATCCTCTGTAGGGACACCAAGGGGACAAACTTCTAG